One stretch of Jiangella gansuensis DSM 44835 DNA includes these proteins:
- a CDS encoding diacylglycerol/lipid kinase family protein, with amino-acid sequence MKDLLVITNGRAGGTGDGATRSALDVLRSGARVEVAETRDPAELAAVLGGLGDRLPVILGGDGSVHALIAAAHRLGRLGGSGAEAGARERPFEFGIVPMGTGNDLARTLRLPLDPAEAAKAVLDGQPSDLDVLVDDTGGVVVNAVHLGVGAEAGRRAVPLKPRLGKLAYPVGSAVAGASARGWRLRVAVDGRVVAGGGRRVLMAALGNGVTVGGGARVAPSAHPDDGQADVVVSFSTGWRARLGFAVALVRGRHPERHDVVEARGHAVTVTADEPVPVNADGELSMLEADRSWTVLHHAARVIAPPP; translated from the coding sequence GTGAAGGACCTGCTCGTCATCACCAACGGCCGGGCCGGCGGCACGGGCGACGGCGCGACGCGCTCTGCCCTGGACGTGCTGCGCTCCGGCGCGCGGGTGGAAGTCGCCGAGACGCGCGACCCGGCTGAGCTGGCCGCCGTCCTGGGCGGGCTCGGCGACCGGCTGCCGGTGATCCTCGGCGGCGACGGCTCCGTGCACGCGCTCATCGCGGCGGCGCACCGGCTCGGCCGGCTGGGCGGTTCCGGCGCCGAGGCGGGTGCCCGTGAGCGTCCGTTCGAGTTCGGCATCGTGCCCATGGGCACCGGCAACGACCTGGCCCGGACGCTGCGGCTGCCACTGGACCCGGCCGAGGCGGCCAAGGCGGTGCTCGACGGGCAGCCGAGCGACCTGGACGTCCTGGTCGACGACACCGGCGGCGTCGTCGTCAACGCCGTCCACCTGGGCGTGGGAGCCGAGGCCGGGCGACGGGCGGTCCCGCTCAAGCCGCGGCTGGGGAAGCTGGCCTACCCGGTGGGGAGCGCGGTCGCAGGAGCCTCCGCACGCGGCTGGCGGCTGCGGGTGGCGGTCGACGGCCGGGTCGTGGCCGGCGGCGGACGGCGGGTTCTCATGGCGGCGCTCGGCAACGGCGTCACCGTCGGCGGGGGTGCCCGGGTGGCTCCGTCCGCCCACCCCGACGACGGGCAGGCCGACGTCGTCGTGTCGTTCTCGACCGGTTGGCGCGCCCGGCTGGGCTTCGCGGTGGCGTTGGTCCGCGGCCGGCATCCGGAGCGCCACGACGTCGTCGAGGCGCGCGGGCACGCCGTGACGGTGACGGCCGACGAGCCGGTCCCCGTCAACGCCGACGGCGAGCTGTCGATGCTCGAGGCCGACCGGTCGTGGACGGTCCTGCACCACGCGGCCCGGGTGATCGCACCGCCGCCCTGA
- a CDS encoding aldo/keto reductase encodes MTVDPTSEHRPAATPAGDLLMREIPGTGERLPALGLGMFMTFDVLPGAPRAHLREVVERYWTGGGRVFDVSPLYGNSEHVPGDIMTDLGITDQAFIANKLWTTGDFLSDRRDAERALERSLNNLWRERFDLMQVHRLTNAEMNVAILRSWKEAGRIRYVGVTHHVTHYFPALEAWIRTGNVDVVQVRYSIFRRDAERRVLPAAADHSTAVLAHMTLEKDRLHRVVGNRPLPRFAIRDLGCDTWAQYFLKYVLSHPAVTCAVVATRDPDHIDDDLGALTGPLPDAETRRAMVEHLERLRGFSAIDSVGWYPDKTFDGRVQLSGGEHLFA; translated from the coding sequence ATGACCGTCGATCCCACGTCCGAACACCGGCCGGCCGCCACCCCGGCGGGCGACCTGCTCATGCGGGAGATCCCGGGTACCGGCGAGCGGCTTCCGGCACTCGGCCTGGGCATGTTCATGACGTTCGACGTGCTGCCGGGAGCGCCCCGAGCGCACCTGCGCGAGGTCGTCGAGCGGTACTGGACCGGCGGCGGGCGCGTCTTCGACGTGTCGCCGCTGTACGGCAACTCCGAGCACGTACCCGGCGACATCATGACCGACCTGGGCATCACCGACCAGGCGTTCATCGCCAACAAGCTCTGGACGACCGGGGACTTCCTGAGCGACCGCCGCGACGCCGAACGCGCGCTGGAGCGGTCGCTGAACAACCTGTGGCGCGAGCGCTTCGACCTGATGCAGGTGCACAGGCTCACCAACGCGGAGATGAACGTCGCCATCCTGCGCTCCTGGAAGGAGGCAGGCCGCATCCGCTACGTCGGCGTCACCCACCACGTCACGCACTACTTTCCGGCTCTGGAAGCGTGGATCCGCACCGGCAACGTCGACGTCGTGCAGGTGCGGTACTCGATCTTCCGCCGGGACGCCGAGCGCCGCGTCCTCCCGGCCGCGGCCGACCACAGCACGGCGGTCCTGGCGCACATGACGCTGGAGAAGGACCGGCTGCACCGTGTCGTGGGCAACCGGCCGTTGCCCCGGTTCGCCATCCGTGACCTCGGCTGCGACACGTGGGCCCAGTACTTCCTCAAGTACGTGCTGTCGCATCCGGCGGTCACCTGCGCGGTGGTGGCGACCCGCGACCCCGACCACATCGACGACGACCTCGGCGCCCTGACCGGTCCGCTGCCCGACGCCGAAACGCGCCGCGCCATGGTCGAGCACCTGGAACGGCTGCGCGGGTTCTCCGCCATCGACAGCGTCGGCTGGTACCCGGACAAGACATTCGACGGCCGGGTGCAATTGTCCGGCGGGGAACACCTGTTCGCCTGA
- a CDS encoding ATP-grasp domain-containing protein: MPQVALVTCAELPDLDPDDQLLLPPLAARGVEAVPAVWDDPAVDWAGFDLVVVRNPWDYARRRDEFLAWARSVPRLANPVKIIEWNTDKRYLRDLATAGVPVVPTTWLEPGGVVELPEAGEYVLKPAVSAGSADTGRYRLSDPAERRLAEELAARLLGRGATVMLQPYLSAVDTAGETALLHFDGVYSHAIRKGPMLDGPYRGDDGELFRAEQIDPRVPAAAERELARAALDVVPGSHQDLLYARVDVIPGADGTPVVLEVELTEPSVFLAHADGAAGRLADAIVARL, translated from the coding sequence ATGCCGCAAGTCGCGCTGGTCACCTGCGCCGAGCTACCCGACCTCGACCCTGACGACCAGCTGCTGTTGCCGCCGCTCGCGGCCCGCGGTGTCGAGGCCGTGCCGGCGGTGTGGGACGACCCGGCCGTCGACTGGGCCGGGTTCGACCTCGTCGTCGTGCGCAATCCATGGGACTACGCGCGCCGGCGCGACGAGTTCCTGGCGTGGGCGCGGTCGGTGCCCAGGCTGGCCAACCCGGTCAAGATCATCGAATGGAACACCGACAAGCGGTATCTGCGCGACCTCGCCACCGCCGGTGTCCCCGTCGTGCCCACCACCTGGCTGGAGCCGGGGGGCGTCGTCGAGCTTCCCGAGGCGGGGGAGTACGTCCTGAAGCCCGCGGTGAGTGCCGGGTCCGCCGACACCGGCCGGTACCGGCTCTCCGACCCGGCAGAGCGCCGGCTGGCCGAGGAGCTCGCGGCGCGGTTGCTCGGCCGGGGCGCCACCGTCATGCTCCAGCCGTATCTGAGCGCCGTCGACACCGCCGGGGAGACGGCGCTGCTGCACTTCGACGGCGTCTACAGCCACGCCATCCGCAAGGGCCCGATGCTCGACGGGCCGTACCGGGGCGACGACGGCGAGCTGTTCCGTGCCGAGCAGATCGACCCGCGGGTGCCGGCGGCGGCCGAGCGCGAGCTGGCCCGGGCGGCCCTCGACGTCGTCCCCGGGAGCCACCAGGACCTCCTGTACGCGCGGGTCGACGTCATCCCGGGAGCCGACGGCACGCCCGTGGTGCTGGAGGTGGAGCTGACCGAGCCGAGTGTGTTCCTCGCCCACGCCGACGGCGCGGCCGGACGGCTGGCGGACGCGATCGTGGCTCGCCTGTAG
- the thrS gene encoding threonine--tRNA ligase yields the protein MSEQIRIVVAGSERQVDAGTTAADLFADQSTVIAARVGDTLVDLARVLADGDDVEPVAIDSRDGRDILRHSTAHVMAQAVQELYPQAKLGIGPPVENGFYYDFDVAEPFTPDDLKSIEKKMQQIVKERQSFVRRPVSDDDARAELAGEPYKLELIGLKGGGAEAAAEGASAEVGAGELTIYDNVKPDGELAWKDLCRGPHLPTTRAIPAFKLMRVAAAYWRGSEKNPQLQRIYGTAWESREALKDYLDRLAEAERRDHRKLGRELDLFSFPDELGSGLPVFHPKGGVIKREMEDYVRRRHLEEGFEYVGTPHVSKQGLFETSGHLPYYADGMFPPMELEGSSYYLKAMNCPMHNLIYRSRGRSYRELPLRLFEFGSVYRYEKSGVVHGLTRVRGMTQDDSHSYVTQEQAADEIKHLLDFVLGLLKDFGLDDYYLELSTRDPGSDKFIGTDEQWEQATRTLEEVGKASGLELVPDPGGAAYYGPKISVQTRDAIGRTWQMSTIQLDFNQPARFELEYQAADGSRQQPVMIHSAKFGSIERFIGVLTEHYAGAFPPWLAPVQAVGIPIADEHVPHLEKVAAVLAEQGVRVEVDRSDDRMQKKIRTAQKQKIPFMLIAGDDDVAKDAVSFRYRDGSQKNGVPVQEAVAEIVDAVRRRVQV from the coding sequence GTGTCCGAACAGATCCGCATCGTCGTCGCCGGCAGCGAGCGACAGGTCGATGCGGGCACGACGGCGGCGGACCTGTTCGCCGACCAGTCCACGGTGATAGCCGCCCGGGTCGGCGACACGCTGGTCGACCTCGCCCGCGTGCTGGCCGACGGCGACGACGTCGAGCCTGTCGCCATCGACTCGCGCGACGGCCGCGACATCCTGCGCCACTCGACGGCCCATGTCATGGCCCAGGCCGTGCAGGAGCTGTACCCGCAGGCCAAGCTCGGCATCGGCCCGCCGGTCGAGAACGGCTTCTACTACGACTTCGACGTCGCCGAGCCGTTCACACCCGATGACCTGAAGAGCATCGAGAAGAAGATGCAGCAGATCGTCAAGGAGCGGCAGTCGTTCGTGCGCCGCCCGGTCAGCGACGACGACGCCCGCGCCGAGCTGGCCGGCGAGCCGTACAAGCTCGAGCTCATCGGCCTGAAGGGCGGCGGCGCGGAAGCGGCGGCGGAAGGCGCGTCGGCCGAGGTCGGCGCCGGCGAGCTGACCATCTACGACAACGTGAAGCCCGACGGGGAGCTGGCCTGGAAGGACCTCTGCCGCGGCCCGCACCTGCCGACCACCCGCGCCATCCCGGCGTTCAAGCTGATGCGCGTGGCCGCCGCGTACTGGCGGGGCAGCGAGAAGAACCCGCAGCTGCAGCGCATCTACGGCACCGCCTGGGAGAGCCGTGAGGCGCTCAAGGACTACCTCGACCGGCTGGCCGAGGCCGAGCGACGCGACCACCGCAAGCTGGGCCGCGAGCTCGACCTGTTCAGCTTCCCGGACGAGCTCGGCTCCGGCCTGCCGGTGTTCCACCCCAAGGGCGGCGTCATCAAGCGGGAGATGGAGGACTACGTCCGCCGCCGGCACCTGGAAGAGGGTTTCGAGTACGTCGGCACCCCGCACGTCTCCAAGCAGGGCCTGTTCGAGACCTCCGGGCACCTGCCGTACTACGCCGACGGCATGTTCCCGCCCATGGAACTGGAGGGCAGCTCCTACTACCTCAAGGCCATGAACTGCCCGATGCACAACCTCATCTACCGCTCGCGGGGCCGTTCGTACCGGGAGCTACCGCTGCGGCTGTTCGAGTTCGGCTCGGTGTACCGCTACGAGAAGTCCGGCGTGGTGCACGGCCTGACCCGGGTGCGGGGGATGACGCAGGACGACTCGCACTCCTACGTCACGCAGGAGCAGGCCGCCGACGAGATCAAACACCTGCTGGACTTCGTGCTCGGCCTGCTGAAGGACTTCGGGCTGGACGACTACTACCTCGAGCTGTCCACCCGCGACCCCGGCTCGGACAAGTTCATCGGCACCGACGAGCAGTGGGAGCAGGCGACCCGCACGCTCGAAGAGGTCGGGAAGGCGTCCGGCCTCGAGCTGGTGCCCGACCCGGGCGGCGCCGCCTATTACGGCCCCAAGATCTCGGTGCAGACCCGCGACGCCATCGGCCGCACCTGGCAGATGTCGACCATCCAGCTCGACTTCAACCAGCCGGCCCGGTTCGAGCTGGAGTACCAGGCCGCCGACGGGTCCCGGCAGCAGCCGGTCATGATCCACTCGGCGAAGTTCGGTTCCATCGAGCGGTTCATCGGCGTGCTGACCGAGCACTACGCCGGCGCGTTCCCGCCTTGGCTTGCCCCCGTCCAGGCGGTCGGCATCCCGATCGCCGACGAGCACGTGCCGCACCTGGAGAAGGTCGCTGCCGTGCTGGCCGAGCAGGGGGTGCGCGTCGAGGTCGACCGCTCCGACGACCGCATGCAGAAGAAGATCCGCACCGCGCAGAAGCAGAAGATCCCCTTCATGCTCATCGCCGGCGACGACGACGTCGCCAAGGACGCGGTCTCCTTCCGCTACCGCGACGGCAGCCAGAAGAACGGGGTACCCGTCCAGGAGGCCGTGGCCGAGATCGTCGACGCGGTACGCCGTCGCGTCCAGGTCTAA
- a CDS encoding type II toxin-antitoxin system VapC family toxin codes for MIVVDTTVLVYAVGTEHPYREPCRSLVQAVRDGRVRATTTVEVVQEFTHVRARRRGREDAASLALDVVDTFSPLLRVDENDLRTGIAIYRSSGRLGSFEAILAATAVNAGADGLVSADKAFGDVAGLRHVVPDIDAVQALIGG; via the coding sequence GTGATCGTCGTCGACACGACGGTGCTCGTCTATGCGGTGGGCACCGAGCACCCGTATCGCGAACCATGCCGGTCGCTGGTCCAGGCGGTGCGCGACGGGCGGGTGCGCGCGACCACCACGGTGGAGGTCGTGCAGGAGTTCACACACGTCCGAGCGCGCCGCCGAGGGCGCGAGGACGCCGCGTCGCTGGCCCTGGACGTCGTCGACACGTTCTCACCGCTGCTGCGCGTCGACGAGAACGACCTACGCACCGGCATCGCGATCTACCGGAGCTCCGGCCGGCTGGGCAGTTTCGAGGCGATCCTGGCCGCGACCGCTGTGAACGCGGGCGCCGACGGCCTCGTCTCGGCGGACAAGGCGTTCGGAGACGTTGCCGGCCTCCGGCACGTCGTTCCGGACATCGACGCCGTGCAGGCCTTGATCGGAGGATGA
- a CDS encoding HIT family protein, which translates to MPETDRLERLWTPYRMAYINREPGNGVDGDGCPLCEIPTLSDEDGLILRRGRTAYAVLNLHPYNPGHLMVVPYRHTGEFETLTDDESRELTSMTQEAVRAVRAASSPHGFNVGLNLGGVAGGSLSAHLHQHVVPRWNGDANFMTVLDNTKIMPQLLADTRTLLAAAWPR; encoded by the coding sequence GTGCCCGAGACCGACCGCCTGGAGCGGCTATGGACGCCGTACCGGATGGCGTACATCAACCGTGAGCCCGGCAACGGGGTTGACGGCGACGGCTGCCCGCTCTGCGAGATCCCGACGCTGTCCGACGAGGACGGGCTGATCCTGCGGCGTGGGCGGACGGCCTACGCGGTGCTGAACCTGCACCCGTACAACCCCGGCCATCTCATGGTGGTTCCGTACCGGCACACCGGCGAGTTCGAGACGCTCACCGACGACGAGTCGCGCGAGCTCACCTCGATGACGCAGGAAGCCGTCCGGGCGGTCCGCGCCGCGTCCAGCCCGCACGGCTTCAACGTCGGCCTCAACCTCGGCGGCGTGGCCGGCGGTTCGCTGTCGGCCCACCTGCACCAGCACGTGGTACCGCGGTGGAACGGCGACGCCAACTTCATGACGGTGCTCGACAACACGAAGATCATGCCGCAGCTGCTGGCCGACACCCGGACGTTGCTCGCCGCCGCCTGGCCGCGCTGA